The Meles meles chromosome 15, mMelMel3.1 paternal haplotype, whole genome shotgun sequence genome contains the following window.
CTGGGTAGGAGGTAGGAGGGCTGTGGAAGGTCACTCTGGCTGCATGACCCTCCTTACCCCTCCTGACGAGTCAGTACAGGGACTGAAAGCTGCCGTGAACACAAGTTTATTGGTGGAGCTGCGGCGGAGTCCTCCCTCTCTAGCCGAGGGCACAGCACCAACAgagggatggacagacagaccCCCCCAAAAGGACACATGGATAGTGCAGACTCAGAGAGACCATAGCACAGCCACAtaggcacagagacacacaggccACAGCaccaagaaacacacacacatacacacacatactgagACAAAACCACAGGGCTAGAACACACAGACAAAGTGCGGGCTTTGGGGCTCCTGCATAGACAGAGCGAGGGCCACGTGGGGAGGGGGCCCCTGCTGACCTCCCCCAGGCATAGGCACACCAACAGCACACAGACAGGCAGACGCCCCCAGCCAGACAGCCAGCCTGCCACACGGACAAATGAACTGCATGGAAAGGACGCTTGTGCTCCCCAAACCATAGGGAGGGGGGACCAAGGGAATTCTACAAACTCCCATAGATTGATTCCCGTTCAGCccaccccctgcccgccccccacacACTTTGGTCTTGCCCACCGGGGCTGGGGGCTAGGGAGTGGGCAGGTGgaatgaggaagagaggaaggggtaGGGCCGGCTCTGTCCCTTCTgcgagagcagggaagcaggtaCTCAGAGTCCGGGCCTGAGCCACGGCCTGGCAGTGGGGTGAGGGCGGGGCCTCGGCTCAGGCTTGGGGGGGCTCCCGGCAGCGCAGGCACTGGGCCATCTCGGGCTGGTACCGCTCAACCTGCAGGGTACAGCTGGAGAACCCGAACCGGGAGTGGAGCTGCGACGCGGCTTCAGCCAGGACAGCTTCAGGGTCGGCAGTGGAGTCTGTGGGAGAGTGATAAGAGGCAGCAAGTTCCCAGGGGAGTCGGGAGCTGGGCAGGGGCCAAGATAAGGATGGGCGCAGGGGGACCCCAGGGCTTGCACACCATTAAAGCCAGGCTTGCGCAaggagctttcttttctttctgtattgtATGAACAGCATAAAAATGCCAAAGAAAGGGCTGGAGAGACTCACTCAACCAGGCCACCCCGCTAACACACCAgactattcttatttttctattcttttctgctCTTTGACTGTCCATAGACAACTGTACGTGTCAGCAGCCACAGCACCCAAGTCTCCAAGACAATCCAGATGTTAACTATTTTCTCCCATTGTCCCTCTAGAGTTACCAACCACTATCCCACAAAGTGTAATATTTTTGGCATCCAAATTGCATGTCTCTGATTGCTTCTTGCATCTGGAAGAAACTCAAAAATCCTTTGTCAGCTTGTGAGtcaccatatatatttttaatagttgaATCATAATGTAGATATAATTTTACATTCAGCTTTTTTCTCTTAGCATtataccatcaacattttcccTGGTTGCCCCACAGTGCTCATCATCATCAGTCTGAACAGTTCCGTGATACCCCGCCGTCACCCCTTACCTAACTGTGCCCCGTGGTTAGACCACCTGGTACTAGTGATTTAAAGGGTTGTTGGTTCTCTGCACTACTTCAGAGAGGGggaacccccaccccaaccccctgTCCAGGGTGCTTTGTCTCcagcatgcacatgtgtgtgaggGAGAGATCAAGAAAGAGAGCTGGCAATGGCCTGGCAACGGCACTCCCAGCAGTTCAGACTCTTCCTAGGTTTGGAAGGGGAGCCGGGCCGGGGCAGTTGGGGGGGACGAGGAGGGGGTATATTTCTAGGAGGGAACTGGCTAGGGCCAGTGTGGACTCACCAATGGCCAGGTGTGCGGAGGCAACGTGGTAAGTAAGCGTAAGGGACCACAGGTGCAGCTCATGAGTTGCCCGGACTCCCGGCACCGACAACAGCGTGTCCCGCACCGGCTCAAACCCCACACTTCGGGGGGAACCTGCAAGCAGCGCCGGCCACGCCTGACTGTCAAGGCCACTCCAGCCCGGGGGCGGCCCCTCACCAGACTCTACCTCCCCCACCCTGTATCCACTCAGCATCAACTCCCACAATTCACCCTGGGCCTGAATCCTCCTCCCAGCTATAGACCCAGGACCCAGGCCTGCTCCCGACACTCTcttgagagaagagaggaggccCAGAGCTGGAGTGAGGTCAGAGAGGGCCCCAGGTGGGGAGCAGTGGCATCTGATTTACCTTCCATGAGGACACGGAGGACATCTCGGAGGGTGGGAGCCGTGGATCCAAGGGCACAGATGGAGAAGAGGAAGGTGCTGATGGGGTCAGCTGCCTTGTACTGAggctagagagagaaagacttcCAAGCCCAGGAAACGGGAACCCTCCAGGGGAAGACCTCGGGGTGTCTCGGACAAACAGGACCTGAGAGGCCCCCGAGagccctgctgaggggaaggggaCCATGCCCCGAGAGCCGGGAGTTCTGGAGAGCTGGGAGCTggagcggtggggggggggggagaccaaGGGGGCAAGGAAGGGGGCAGGGTGCGGAGCTGGGGGATGAAGGCTGGGGCAGGCCTGCACGCACAGTACCTTGAAGTAGATGAGGACAGAGGCGGCCAGGACCCCAAGGCTCTGCAGGAGGTCCCCCAGCACATGCACAAAGGCTGCCCGGACGCTCGTGTTCCCCAGGGGCAGGGGCTCCCCCGGCCCTTCCTCCAGCGGTGCATACTCTGCCCCCCTAGACCCGTGGCTGTGGGGGGGCCCGGCCTGGTGCAGCACAAAGGCCAttctgagggggaagcagagcaGCTCAGCCCAACTGGCCTGTTCCCGGCCTCTCTGCCCTCTTGCCGCGTCTCTCCGCCTCACCTCCCTGGGAGCCCTTTCTCCACCTGTCCCCCCCCCCTACTTTCCCAGCCCCGGGAGGAAGACAGCATTGGCCCAGGGACACAGATCGTGCAGGTTGGGGGGAAAAACACCATACTTGGTGCTGGAGACATGCCTTCAGATCCTGCCCCAGCGACTTACACCCGAGCAAGTCCCCTGGCCACCTCCTGGGTCCTGTGTCCTTAACTGTACACTAGGGCCGATACTGTCTACCTCGGGAGGGGGGCTCAAATGAGACATGGCTGATGACAGCCTGCAGCAGAGTGGCCCCAGGAAATGTCTCTAGCTCTGGATTCCAGGTCTCTCTCCTGTCTGTCCTCAGGCAGCTCTAGGGTAGCTGACAAGGGAGAACTGTGTGTGCCTGTTGCGTGCCTTTCGGGGCGCGGAGAGAGCCAGCTCCCCCCCATCCCTGGAGGAGCAGCCCTCGCCTTGAGGCACCCAGGGTGCCGCTCCCTACGGGGACGTACAGCAGGTTGGCGCAGACGGCGATGCTGGCGGTCAGCAGCATGGCGCCCCCCTCGATGTGGTAGTCGCTGTGCAGCAGACGGATGAAGGCCAGGTACAGGAGGATGCCGGTGACCATCCAGAGGGAGACCACAGAGGCCAAGGCCCCCAGAGTCTCTGCAGGGGGAGATGAGCTATCAGAGACCTGCCCGGGACCCTGGGAGGTACCTTCTGGTGAGACGAGAAGCTCACGGGGCCATGTGGGGCCTTACCTGAGCGGTGCCAGCCGAAGGTCATGGTGCGGGTGGCTGGACGGGtagagagccagagggagaagaggctgccTATCATGCTGCCCACGTCGGCCAGCAGGTGGGCTGCGTCGGTCATAATGGCCAGGCTGTGGGCCAGATACCCCCCTGCAAGGGTCAAGCAGGGCACGGTCTGGGTCTGGTTAGGAAGTAGCGGTCACTGTGGCAGCGTGtggagaagcagggaaggagaCCGGGGGGACCCGTGCCCCAAAGTGAGTGTGGTTTTCTCTGGTGATGGGATTACAGGAGGGGCGATTATCCGCTTCTTTTCACTCATTCACATTTTCTAGATTTTCTAGAAAATCTGGCCCTCGGCCCCAGCCCTGGGCTTGAAGGTGCCGTGCTccaccctctcccacttcctgagTGTTGGGCACCCACGTGCCCACTGCCACCACCCCACTCTCCtcatctccccctgccccacccctccaggAACCTTGCTGGGGCTCTGGGTGGAGAGTGGCTTGGGCAGgggttgggcggggggggggggggttggcagAGCCGCTCTCTGACTTACCGACCACCTCCCCAGCCATGAAGACGCAGCACACGGCGCAGGCGGCGCCCAGCTGCTTCTGCGCCTGCAGCCTCTCAGGGGTGAGCCCGGGCTGCGGCAGGGGGTCCCGGTGGCAGTGGTGGAAGGGCATCTCCACAGGTTTGGGTTCCTCGGGGAGGGGCTCTGAGGTCTCTGTGAAGAGACTGAAGCGGGCAGCACCATTCAGCCGTGGGCTCACCTGTTCCTCACTCCCACATCCGTAGTCCCGCTAGATGGGTTTCATCAGCTGTGGCCTGACACTCACTCTGTCCATCCCAAGGCCTGGCCAAACCTGGGAGCCTCGGGGACAGAGGGCCACGTGAGAGATGGGGCTAAACAGCTCAGATTCCAGCCTCCCTCTTCTTTCATACACAGAGCCATGGAACTCCACAGCTCAGAAGCACCGTAGAGATGGTCTAGTCTGATGCTTTTTACAGAAATTACAAGtacgaggctcagagagggagaggacatATGGAGGCCACACAGTTAGTTCATGGTAGAGAGTAGACACCACCATAATGTGTGGATAGGCACCAGAAGGGACACAAAATGAGCAGGATCGTGCTGACCTCTGGGAGCTTTTGGTGAGCAAGACAAAAGTGTACCTAGGTGCTGTGATATGTAGCAGGAGAGTAGCTATtgcataaataaacaaaataaacaaaacgcTCTCAGGGCTCGGAGGATATAGATGAATTGCAGTGAAAtcagggaaactggagggggcaCCATGAGAAGGGCCTGGAAGGAAACGGAGGGTTCTGGTAAAGACGGGGTAAACATGCTAGGCAGAGGGTGAAGGGACGGTGGTGTCAAAGGGTGAGCACAGGATCCTGACCTTAGTGTCTCCCTCCCAGATCCATCTCCCTGTGCCTCCATTCCAGATCCTTCCCATTCCCTATCTAGACATGCTGCTGAAACCTGGCCATTTAAGAGAGGAGTGGAATGTTGGGACCCAAAAAGTCAGGGGTCCCAGATCCCAGAGCTGGGGTTGTCACCGGGAGGACGAAGCACCGACTGCATGGCTGGGGACGTGGTGGTAGGAACAGTGGATTTGGAGGCTGCCTCATGTTCGCTGGACCCTGGGCCGATCGTAAGCACCCAGCGGAGGCCACCTTAACTGTGTGGTACCGTAAACCTCGTAAACCTCCTTCAATACATGAGTGGGGCTGGCGCCTCACCTGGGATGCCGGAGACTGAGCTCAGGCTGAGTTTTAGGTTCATGCtggccccactcccacccccacgaCTACCAACCCGAACCCCGGCAAAGCCGGAACCTCCCATAGAACAAAGAAAGGACCTAAATAGAAAATACAGTCTTAGAAATACTCATGGAAGTGTGACAAGAATATCCATGAGTGCAAATCGAAGGCTCCAGATAGAAACGTGGTCACAGCAGTACATTGAGGAGGGAGGCCTGGAGCCTTCTGGCT
Protein-coding sequences here:
- the SLC30A3 gene encoding zinc transporter 3; amino-acid sequence: MEPSPATRGSETTRLVSPRDRGSAGGGLRLKSLFTETSEPLPEEPKPVEMPFHHCHRDPLPQPGLTPERLQAQKQLGAACAVCCVFMAGEVVGGYLAHSLAIMTDAAHLLADVGSMIGSLFSLWLSTRPATRTMTFGWHRSETLGALASVVSLWMVTGILLYLAFIRLLHSDYHIEGGAMLLTASIAVCANLLMAFVLHQAGPPHSHGSRGAEYAPLEEGPGEPLPLGNTSVRAAFVHVLGDLLQSLGVLAASVLIYFKPQYKAADPISTFLFSICALGSTAPTLRDVLRVLMEGSPRSVGFEPVRDTLLSVPGVRATHELHLWSLTLTYHVASAHLAIDSTADPEAVLAEAASQLHSRFGFSSCTLQVERYQPEMAQCLRCREPPQA